One segment of Candidatus Nitrospira nitrosa DNA contains the following:
- a CDS encoding DUF47 domain-containing protein — MIFSILPKEEAFFELFKKAARNVIEGSRLLKDLMEDYTNSQEKIARIKEVEHIGDGITHDIAMRLNQTFITPIDREDIHDLASALDDILDAIEAVADRFAIYKIEQPTPCAVRLADILYQASVAVGRGVDRIGMSHEEVKEYSVAVNSLENEADRVSRDAISALFEKETNPIAVIKWKEIYETFEEGTDRCEDVANVIECIVLKQA, encoded by the coding sequence ATGATCTTCAGCATACTTCCCAAAGAGGAAGCCTTCTTCGAACTCTTTAAGAAGGCGGCGCGTAATGTGATTGAGGGCAGTCGGTTGCTCAAGGATTTGATGGAAGACTATACGAATAGTCAAGAAAAGATTGCGCGTATTAAAGAGGTGGAACATATCGGCGACGGTATCACGCATGATATCGCCATGCGTCTCAATCAAACGTTCATCACGCCGATTGATCGAGAGGATATTCACGATCTCGCCAGCGCGTTGGACGACATTCTTGACGCGATTGAAGCGGTGGCGGATCGGTTCGCTATCTACAAGATCGAGCAGCCGACTCCTTGCGCTGTTCGGTTGGCGGATATTCTTTATCAGGCATCCGTGGCGGTGGGGCGCGGAGTGGATCGGATCGGCATGTCGCATGAAGAAGTAAAAGAATATAGCGTGGCGGTGAACAGTTTGGAGAACGAAGCCGACCGAGTCTCGCGTGACGCGATTTCGGCACTCTTTGAAAAAGAAACGAACCCGATCGCCGTCATCAAGTGGAAAGAGATCTACGAGACCTTTGAAGAGGGAACCGATCGCTGTGAGGATGTTGCCAACGTGATCGAATGTATCGTCCTCAAGCAGGCTTAG
- a CDS encoding cupredoxin domain-containing protein, giving the protein MGVRRKGPALLVVPLAAAVLTAWSGGSSMVFAQAKGMEAPPSKLEITIKDRQHGYETAGFTMPSQETIVVVRNQDSVTHGLASTLFKNLAVKVEGGTEVRGKQFKSFHVDAGKTMTLRFSTAPSNFDPQTGGAESIRHALWCDIHPDVKGELFVIETRGDIGGG; this is encoded by the coding sequence ATGGGTGTCCGAAGAAAGGGGCCGGCTTTGTTGGTCGTTCCGCTGGCGGCTGCAGTATTGACGGCCTGGAGTGGTGGGTCCAGCATGGTATTCGCACAGGCCAAGGGGATGGAGGCCCCACCCTCAAAACTGGAGATCACCATCAAGGACCGGCAGCACGGCTATGAGACGGCAGGGTTCACGATGCCTTCGCAGGAGACGATCGTCGTCGTCCGAAACCAGGATTCCGTGACCCACGGCTTAGCGTCCACGTTGTTCAAAAACCTGGCGGTGAAGGTGGAGGGAGGGACAGAGGTCCGAGGCAAACAATTCAAATCGTTTCATGTCGACGCAGGAAAGACCATGACGCTCCGCTTCTCCACAGCGCCCTCAAATTTTGACCCGCAAACCGGTGGAGCTGAAAGTATTCGGCACGCACTGTGGTGTGACATTCATCCTGACGTCAAAGGTGAATTGTTCGTGATCGAAACACGAGGCGACATCGGAGGGGGCTGA
- a CDS encoding outer membrane protein assembly factor BamD, with product MTSLGLYCLLFSSCAGDLTASDVRSGLKKALSSTDEQIFLGDTVDNHYHPNVIMKRGEAYFEKEEYSEALVEYKHFLELHRNHVLAPYAAFRIGEIHVKMAKTIDRDPEPIQKAIAAFEQMRKEFPGSRYDAQAQQKLEECHDWLAQMHLFVGQFYYRRGSYLAAAHRFEQVLKTYPDKPVAADAMYFIAKSYHEMGADDWAKDHLTVLAEKYPDSKFAGDGKQLLAKISPAQPNALLAQQSESSSLSDAGPGLARNGQSSFLSQSPAGSPPSSTMGIFGIQPSLDSLGAAATHSLKSGFTACRLGAWC from the coding sequence ATGACTTCGCTCGGCCTCTACTGCCTGCTGTTCTCCTCCTGCGCCGGCGATCTTACAGCCAGCGACGTCCGAAGTGGGCTCAAAAAGGCCCTCAGCAGTACGGATGAGCAAATCTTTCTCGGGGACACGGTCGATAACCATTACCATCCCAATGTGATCATGAAACGCGGCGAGGCCTACTTTGAGAAGGAAGAGTATTCGGAAGCACTCGTCGAATACAAACATTTCCTAGAACTCCACCGGAATCACGTGCTCGCTCCCTATGCCGCCTTTAGGATTGGGGAGATTCATGTCAAGATGGCAAAAACGATCGATCGCGACCCTGAACCGATTCAAAAGGCGATCGCCGCATTCGAGCAGATGCGGAAAGAATTTCCCGGCAGTCGGTATGATGCGCAAGCACAGCAAAAACTCGAGGAGTGTCACGATTGGCTGGCGCAGATGCATCTCTTCGTGGGTCAATTCTACTATCGAAGAGGCTCATACCTGGCGGCAGCGCACCGGTTCGAGCAAGTGCTCAAGACCTATCCGGACAAGCCTGTTGCGGCGGACGCGATGTACTTCATCGCCAAGTCATATCACGAGATGGGTGCCGATGACTGGGCAAAAGACCATCTCACGGTGTTGGCGGAAAAATACCCAGACAGCAAGTTCGCCGGCGACGGAAAACAACTGCTCGCAAAAATCAGCCCGGCTCAGCCAAACGCGTTGTTGGCGCAACAGTCTGAATCCTCATCCCTCTCGGATGCCGGACCAGGCCTAGCACGAAACGGCCAATCCAGCTTCTTATCTCAATCCCCTGCTGGCTCTCCCCCATCATCTACGATGGGAATATTTGGCATCCAGCCCTCCCTCGATTCCCTTGGTGCTGCGGCAACCCATTCGCTGAAATCAGGGTTCACCGCCTGCCGCCTTGGCGCCTGGTGCTAA
- the pnpS gene encoding two-component system histidine kinase PnpS, whose translation MSWSIRWKIAVGTLVAVACGLLIAGWMMIQALEQRYLTQFGETLEAKAKLVDYGFLALFHASTPSVTPARLQDIARELGSRSSTRITVIAADGTVLADTAVRDIDIPTLDNHASRPEVTQAFATGQGQDVRPSHTTGERTMYHARLLKVPHDTAPWVVRTALPLAQVDRASDEFKRQLVLAIGVAFLLAVTLSIWLAHSITKPLAEIAAAAQALSLGNSTRRIKTTTQDEVGLLASTLNQMADQLHTKIEELSEDRAQLLAVLTSMVEGVMVLDARGHVLQINPALERMFGISRVEARGRPCAELFRHQQLNNLVAMILQARTPHEDEIVLPLSGRHLHIEASPAGGERDNEACIVLVFHDVTDLRRLEKIRKDFVANVSHELRTPLTSIKGYVEALLDGGKDDPSVAGRFLDIILKQSDRLNLIIEDLLELSKIESGQISLKEEPIDVRALVDRTLSTIKPIADRKGHRLVTALDPSLQLIAGDDDRLVQVLTNLLDNAIKYTPEGGTITVGGTSTPSPNAAEPLLHTIDLIVADTGIGIPERDRPRIFERFYRVDKARSRDLGGTGLGLAIVKHLVEGHGGQVWVEANQPQGSRFVVRLPIKGGKRLLTQWNQDSTV comes from the coding sequence ATGTCGTGGTCGATTCGATGGAAGATCGCGGTAGGCACACTCGTGGCGGTAGCCTGCGGTCTGCTGATCGCCGGCTGGATGATGATCCAAGCCCTTGAACAGCGCTATCTCACGCAATTCGGCGAGACCTTGGAGGCAAAGGCAAAACTCGTCGACTACGGATTTCTGGCGCTGTTTCACGCGTCCACTCCCTCAGTCACGCCTGCTCGGCTACAAGATATTGCGCGTGAACTCGGCAGCCGATCCTCCACACGCATTACCGTGATCGCGGCTGACGGCACCGTCCTGGCAGACACGGCCGTCCGTGATATCGATATCCCAACCCTGGACAATCACGCATCCCGCCCCGAAGTGACGCAAGCGTTCGCGACCGGCCAGGGGCAAGATGTTCGTCCCAGCCATACAACCGGCGAACGGACGATGTATCACGCGAGACTGCTGAAAGTACCGCACGACACAGCCCCGTGGGTGGTGCGCACCGCGCTTCCACTCGCTCAAGTAGACCGCGCAAGCGACGAATTCAAGCGCCAACTCGTTCTAGCCATCGGAGTGGCCTTTCTCCTTGCCGTCACACTGAGTATCTGGCTGGCTCACAGTATTACAAAGCCCCTCGCCGAAATTGCCGCTGCGGCTCAAGCCTTGAGTCTGGGAAATTCCACGAGGCGCATCAAGACGACGACGCAGGATGAGGTGGGGCTACTCGCGTCAACGTTGAACCAGATGGCCGACCAACTCCATACCAAAATTGAAGAGCTCTCTGAAGACCGTGCGCAGCTCCTGGCCGTGCTGACCTCAATGGTCGAGGGAGTCATGGTACTGGACGCCCGCGGCCATGTGCTGCAGATCAATCCCGCGCTCGAACGGATGTTCGGCATTTCACGTGTGGAAGCCCGCGGGCGTCCTTGCGCTGAGCTGTTTCGTCATCAACAGCTCAACAACCTGGTGGCAATGATTCTTCAGGCTCGTACCCCTCATGAGGATGAGATCGTGCTCCCGCTCAGTGGGCGCCATCTCCATATCGAGGCCTCTCCCGCGGGAGGTGAGCGGGACAACGAAGCCTGTATCGTCCTGGTGTTCCACGACGTCACGGACTTACGTAGGCTGGAAAAGATTCGGAAAGACTTTGTGGCGAACGTCTCTCACGAGCTGAGAACCCCGTTGACCTCGATCAAGGGATATGTGGAGGCGCTGCTGGACGGCGGCAAAGACGATCCCTCGGTTGCCGGACGATTCTTGGATATCATCCTGAAACAGAGCGACCGGCTCAATCTGATCATTGAGGATCTGCTCGAACTCTCCAAGATTGAATCGGGCCAGATCTCGCTCAAGGAAGAACCCATCGACGTGCGAGCCCTGGTCGACCGAACGCTGTCCACCATCAAACCGATTGCCGACCGAAAAGGCCACCGACTTGTGACCGCTCTCGATCCATCGCTACAGCTGATTGCAGGTGACGACGACCGGCTTGTGCAAGTCCTCACGAATCTGCTTGATAACGCCATCAAATATACCCCCGAAGGCGGGACCATCACGGTCGGTGGGACATCAACCCCGTCACCGAACGCTGCCGAGCCATTGCTCCACACGATCGATCTGATCGTGGCTGACACAGGGATTGGCATCCCCGAACGGGATCGCCCTCGTATCTTTGAGCGGTTCTACCGAGTGGACAAGGCTCGATCGCGAGACCTGGGTGGAACAGGCCTGGGACTCGCCATCGTGAAGCACCTCGTTGAGGGCCACGGTGGCCAGGTGTGGGTAGAAGCCAATCAGCCTCAAGGCAGTCGTTTCGTCGTTCGACTACCGATCAAGGGCGGAAAGAGATTGCTCACTCAGTGGAACCAGGACAGTACCGTATAA
- a CDS encoding dodecin domain-containing protein produces the protein MEVGFVLTAALLDTCIGGRSRHVEQGIRRLSVRRIVWLERNGIISVAKLIEISTDLPRYPSRVHAIRSVWVKEQHVTAENGKVALSRVDLKAAFALD, from the coding sequence GTGGAGGTCGGATTTGTTTTGACGGCGGCTTTGCTGGATACATGCATAGGTGGGCGATCACGTCATGTCGAGCAGGGGATCAGGAGGCTTTCCGTGCGTAGAATTGTCTGGCTTGAGAGGAATGGGATAATATCAGTTGCCAAGCTCATTGAGATCAGTACCGACTTGCCAAGGTATCCAAGCAGGGTCCACGCTATCAGGTCAGTTTGGGTGAAGGAGCAACATGTTACGGCCGAGAATGGGAAAGTGGCGTTGTCTCGTGTAGACTTAAAAGCAGCGTTTGCCTTGGATTGA
- a CDS encoding MlaC/ttg2D family ABC transporter substrate-binding protein, whose amino-acid sequence MNDLHVLSLGKTGGGAWRLLTVGLIVVLAAPFSVSASSQGTEIPMQAVRETVTQVLRVLDDPKLKDPSKQEQRRHQLEDIAADRFDYAEMAKRVLGSYWKPLTEAQRKEFVELYRSFLSDKYAGRIEDYTGRRQEVGYLTERIEGPYAEVRTEFRSEKTTIPMDYRLSLKDGRWSAYDIIIDGISLVSNYRSQFQKIIRESSYEALVNKLRERTAIDESQSKR is encoded by the coding sequence ATGAACGACTTACATGTATTGAGTCTGGGTAAGACAGGAGGTGGCGCATGGCGTTTGCTGACGGTTGGGCTTATCGTTGTGCTTGCCGCACCTTTTTCTGTGTCTGCCTCTTCGCAAGGCACAGAGATCCCGATGCAAGCGGTGCGCGAGACCGTCACCCAGGTGCTCCGCGTCCTGGACGATCCTAAGCTGAAAGACCCGAGCAAGCAGGAGCAGCGTCGTCACCAGTTGGAAGACATTGCCGCCGACAGATTTGACTATGCGGAGATGGCGAAACGCGTGCTGGGCAGTTATTGGAAGCCGTTGACGGAGGCTCAGCGGAAAGAATTTGTCGAGCTGTACCGGAGCTTTCTTTCGGACAAGTATGCCGGACGAATCGAAGACTACACCGGCCGAAGACAGGAAGTGGGGTATCTGACGGAACGGATTGAAGGCCCGTATGCGGAGGTGAGGACGGAGTTCCGGTCGGAAAAAACAACGATCCCGATGGATTACCGCCTTTCTTTAAAGGATGGTCGTTGGTCCGCCTACGATATCATCATCGACGGCATAAGTTTGGTCAGTAACTATCGGAGCCAGTTTCAGAAGATCATTCGCGAAAGCTCGTATGAAGCGCTGGTTAACAAATTGCGCGAACGAACTGCCATCGACGAATCACAATCAAAACGATAA
- a CDS encoding response regulator transcription factor yields MEATAGKKILVVEDEQDIAQLVQHYLQKDGFRSVTAINGVEALKKVKAEQPDLIVLDLMLPEMDGLEVCKRVRSAPETAMLPIIMLTAKAEESDTIVGLELGADDYVTKPFSPKALVARVKALLRRIDRTPSTGAEHYRYGALTMNSTRHEVSLNQEEVPLTAKEFGLLEHLLRHRGRVLTREVLLNAVWGYDYYGTTRTVDVHIRRLKQKLPPLEDAIVSVKSLGYKLKDSD; encoded by the coding sequence ATGGAAGCGACTGCGGGTAAGAAAATCCTGGTCGTTGAAGACGAGCAGGATATTGCACAACTCGTCCAGCACTACTTACAGAAAGACGGCTTTCGATCGGTCACGGCCATAAACGGGGTCGAGGCCTTGAAGAAGGTCAAGGCAGAGCAGCCGGACCTCATCGTCCTGGATCTGATGCTGCCTGAGATGGATGGACTCGAAGTCTGCAAGCGCGTGCGTTCCGCGCCGGAGACTGCGATGCTTCCCATCATTATGCTGACGGCCAAAGCTGAAGAGTCCGACACGATCGTCGGTTTGGAATTGGGGGCCGATGACTACGTCACCAAACCCTTCAGCCCCAAAGCACTGGTTGCCCGCGTGAAAGCGCTCCTGCGTCGGATTGATCGTACCCCGTCAACCGGAGCGGAGCACTACCGGTATGGTGCGTTGACGATGAATTCGACTCGGCATGAGGTCAGCCTCAATCAGGAGGAGGTACCTTTGACGGCCAAGGAATTCGGCCTCCTCGAGCACCTCCTTCGTCATCGTGGTCGTGTACTCACACGGGAGGTGCTGCTCAATGCCGTCTGGGGATATGACTACTATGGCACAACCCGAACAGTGGACGTGCATATCCGCCGGCTGAAGCAGAAGCTGCCACCCCTGGAAGATGCCATCGTGTCCGTGAAGTCCCTCGGGTATAAACTGAAAGACTCAGATTGA
- a CDS encoding B12-binding domain-containing radical SAM protein produces the protein MRSRRVLLVGYEDQDNLGIRYLSSRLLQQGHHTRIVAFGDDPGPLLQLIQTEHPDVIGFSLIFQYMVPQFARMIRALRDAGVHAHFTIGGHYASFEPEELLRHIPELDSVVRFEGEDTLIEIVENLDHPSLWKQVPGIAWLDQGKTVLNPPRQGRTHIDDFPEPDRRDIDYRRQDLPTASVLASRGCPWKCSFCSIITFYEANGTTGRRRRNPINVVDEVEYLVRERGVKLILFQDDDFLAGGTEAKAWAKAVAGEIVHRKLEEEMRWKIACRSDEIRADLLAPLVAAGLCHVYMGVEGGDDASLAALNKHLKPAVHLHAGKILRELNVSFDFGFMLLEPWSTLQTARNNMEFLRLFTEDGWAVAGFCRTLPYVGTPIERRLRKEGRLNGSSLEAEYRFLDTRVDLLWDFCLMAFEGRNFGTHATWNVLRGLLFDTHLDMPGRRRDPDRDAAARALVQASNGVMLDALENAIELIESGEAQTLEHHELVNLARFARTEDQSIRRQLMAMERTGESAYELLFR, from the coding sequence GTGCGGAGTCGACGCGTTCTCCTGGTTGGATACGAGGACCAGGACAATCTTGGGATTCGGTATCTCTCCAGTCGGTTGCTGCAACAGGGGCACCATACCCGGATCGTTGCCTTCGGCGACGATCCGGGGCCTTTGCTGCAACTCATTCAAACTGAGCACCCCGATGTCATAGGGTTTTCGCTGATCTTCCAATACATGGTCCCCCAATTTGCACGGATGATCCGTGCGCTACGGGACGCAGGCGTGCATGCGCACTTCACCATCGGCGGACATTATGCCTCCTTCGAGCCGGAGGAATTGCTCCGACACATCCCCGAACTCGACTCCGTCGTTCGCTTCGAGGGCGAAGATACCTTGATTGAGATTGTTGAAAATCTCGATCACCCGTCACTCTGGAAGCAGGTTCCCGGCATTGCCTGGCTGGATCAGGGCAAGACGGTGCTCAATCCACCTCGCCAAGGTCGTACCCACATCGATGATTTCCCCGAGCCCGATCGCCGTGACATCGACTATCGACGGCAAGACTTGCCCACGGCATCGGTGCTTGCATCACGCGGCTGCCCATGGAAATGTTCGTTTTGCTCGATCATTACCTTCTATGAGGCGAACGGAACGACCGGTCGTCGTCGCCGCAATCCGATCAACGTTGTGGATGAAGTAGAATACTTAGTGCGAGAACGTGGCGTGAAGCTGATTCTCTTCCAGGACGATGATTTTCTTGCAGGTGGAACAGAGGCCAAAGCATGGGCTAAAGCGGTGGCCGGCGAAATCGTTCATCGTAAGCTAGAAGAAGAAATGCGCTGGAAAATCGCCTGTCGATCAGACGAAATCCGCGCCGATCTGCTGGCTCCCCTCGTCGCTGCAGGATTATGCCATGTCTACATGGGTGTGGAAGGAGGCGACGACGCAAGTCTTGCCGCTCTTAACAAACATTTGAAACCGGCCGTCCATCTTCATGCAGGAAAGATTCTGCGCGAGCTGAATGTGAGTTTCGATTTTGGATTCATGTTACTGGAACCCTGGTCCACCCTACAGACCGCGCGCAACAACATGGAATTCCTCCGCCTCTTTACCGAAGACGGTTGGGCAGTGGCAGGATTTTGCCGAACCTTGCCATATGTGGGAACCCCGATCGAGCGACGGCTGCGCAAAGAAGGACGTCTCAACGGATCATCACTCGAGGCTGAGTATCGCTTCCTGGATACGCGTGTCGACTTGCTGTGGGACTTCTGTTTAATGGCCTTCGAAGGACGGAATTTCGGCACACATGCGACATGGAACGTACTGAGAGGGCTATTGTTCGATACCCACCTCGATATGCCCGGTCGACGCCGAGACCCAGACCGCGATGCAGCCGCACGCGCATTGGTCCAGGCTTCTAACGGAGTCATGCTGGATGCATTAGAAAATGCGATCGAGCTGATCGAATCAGGAGAAGCTCAGACGCTGGAGCACCACGAACTCGTCAATTTAGCACGATTTGCCAGGACAGAGGATCAGAGCATTCGGCGGCAACTCATGGCCATGGAGCGTACCGGCGAATCTGCATACGAGTTATTGTTCCGCTAG
- a CDS encoding inorganic phosphate transporter, whose translation MPELSGLLLVTVVLALLFDFSNGWHDCANAVATVVSTRVLRPLTAVLLAGALNIAGAFFSTAVAKMIGGGIVFPDAITNVVVAGAMAGAICWNLFTLILGLPTSSSHALIGGLVGAAVAHGGWAVVQFKGLNKILEAMVLSPLLGFGMGFLIMALVSWSFFRVHRGVATKLFSRLQLVSASFMAFSHGANDAQKVMGVITLALVASGQLTSSEVPTWVIVSCALAMGLGTTVGGWRIIHTLGMKMVKLEPVHGFAAETGAATVLLFTAQFGLPVSTTHTITSSILGVGSTKRLSAVRWGVTTKILSAWIFTLPGAALLGAGAYTVLSWFH comes from the coding sequence ATGCCTGAATTGAGCGGATTATTGCTGGTGACCGTGGTGTTGGCTCTGCTGTTCGATTTTTCGAACGGTTGGCACGATTGTGCCAACGCCGTGGCGACGGTCGTTTCCACGCGCGTCCTGAGGCCGCTGACAGCGGTCTTGCTGGCCGGGGCACTGAACATTGCCGGCGCCTTCTTTTCGACCGCCGTTGCAAAAATGATCGGTGGGGGGATTGTGTTTCCAGACGCGATTACAAACGTCGTCGTGGCCGGTGCGATGGCGGGTGCCATCTGCTGGAATCTGTTCACACTGATTCTGGGGCTTCCGACGAGTTCGTCTCACGCATTGATCGGCGGCCTTGTGGGCGCAGCGGTCGCTCATGGAGGCTGGGCGGTCGTGCAATTCAAGGGGTTGAACAAGATTCTTGAGGCCATGGTCCTGTCCCCGCTGCTGGGGTTTGGGATGGGGTTTCTCATCATGGCGCTCGTGAGCTGGTCGTTTTTTCGTGTTCATCGAGGTGTGGCGACAAAACTGTTCAGTCGGCTTCAGCTTGTCTCGGCGAGCTTCATGGCATTCAGTCACGGGGCGAATGACGCGCAAAAGGTGATGGGCGTCATCACACTGGCTCTCGTGGCTTCAGGTCAGCTGACATCGAGCGAAGTGCCGACGTGGGTGATTGTGTCCTGTGCCTTGGCGATGGGGTTGGGAACAACCGTCGGTGGGTGGCGCATTATCCATACCTTAGGTATGAAAATGGTCAAGCTCGAACCGGTGCATGGATTTGCCGCTGAGACCGGGGCGGCGACGGTCTTGCTGTTTACGGCTCAGTTTGGGCTGCCGGTGAGCACGACTCATACGATCACCTCGTCGATCTTAGGGGTCGGCTCGACCAAACGTCTTTCTGCGGTGCGGTGGGGGGTCACGACCAAGATTCTCTCGGCCTGGATCTTCACCTTACCAGGTGCTGCCTTGCTGGGAGCCGGTGCTTATACGGTACTGTCCTGGTTCCACTGA
- a CDS encoding 3-oxoacyl-ACP synthase III family protein: protein MIRTRVIGTGSYLPSRVVPNEEIAQVVGVSPAHIQRLTGIRSRHWAGEQEAASDLAIAAGRRALEAAGCEASAIDAIVLSTTSPDMAFPSTACLVQRGLGCKPVGAFDVSASCSGFLYGLSMAQAMIHSGQAKTCLVVAAEVKSRALDLQDPATALLFGDGAGAVILRGEHDSTPEWRGILGIRLYADGASHGLIRIPSGGSRSPVSADTVKKREHMLHMQGSPLFRVAIRRVEQAVHEILKEFGVQSGDLKQVVLHQANGRILDQIADRLEIERSRVASVIERYGNTSSASLPIALDDAVRHGRISPGDLVLLGSFGGGLTWATSLVRW from the coding sequence ATGATTAGAACACGAGTAATTGGAACGGGCAGCTACCTCCCGTCTCGGGTCGTGCCGAACGAGGAGATTGCCCAGGTTGTCGGGGTATCCCCAGCCCACATTCAACGGCTGACGGGCATTCGGTCACGTCACTGGGCAGGGGAGCAAGAAGCGGCATCGGACCTGGCGATTGCTGCGGGGCGCCGGGCGTTGGAGGCTGCCGGTTGTGAGGCCTCGGCCATTGATGCCATTGTCCTTTCTACCACGTCACCGGATATGGCCTTCCCCTCGACGGCCTGCTTGGTGCAACGGGGGTTAGGTTGCAAGCCGGTGGGGGCGTTTGATGTGTCTGCCTCCTGCTCGGGATTTTTGTATGGGCTCTCGATGGCACAAGCCATGATTCACAGCGGCCAGGCGAAGACGTGTCTGGTTGTGGCGGCTGAGGTGAAGTCTCGTGCGCTCGATCTTCAGGATCCTGCGACTGCGCTGTTATTCGGGGATGGCGCCGGGGCCGTCATCCTTCGAGGAGAGCACGATTCCACCCCGGAGTGGCGAGGAATCCTTGGAATCAGGCTGTACGCGGACGGGGCCTCTCATGGTCTCATTCGAATCCCCAGTGGGGGATCACGGAGTCCTGTATCGGCAGATACGGTGAAAAAGCGAGAGCATATGTTGCACATGCAAGGCTCGCCGTTGTTTCGGGTGGCCATTCGACGCGTGGAGCAGGCTGTGCACGAGATCTTGAAGGAGTTCGGTGTACAGTCGGGTGATCTCAAGCAAGTGGTGCTGCACCAGGCGAACGGACGAATCCTGGATCAGATCGCGGATCGGTTAGAGATCGAGCGGTCGAGAGTCGCATCGGTGATTGAACGCTACGGCAATACGTCTTCGGCCTCGCTTCCCATCGCGCTCGATGATGCAGTCCGGCATGGGCGCATTTCACCTGGAGATTTAGTCCTCCTGGGCAGTTTTGGTGGAGGGCTCACCTGGGCAACGAGCCTTGTTCGGTGGTAA
- a CDS encoding c-type cytochrome: MHVQKRVVVGAMVLTLGMVMFSPPLLFASDLSRAKELIQGTCAHCHRFEGVAESRFKLHAPDLIWAGSKYQRSWLIRWLTGKEAPLYAKGYLWDLTNVPTKHLIVTEPEANALADYFAEHHKDPRVTVGAFDVAKVTKFDVKLGAAAFKAHACLGCHTIEEHGKLIGGPQSAALQHAGRRYNADWLYRFGLNPQDFTTHNGEFLADATDAQLRAVIGYLAVQGLEDFKYYEPWTSPEFTNASVDRGKTLYKEYCAQCHGFTGKGDGPAASGIEPKPAVHANIPFDKLPMDYLYNVINHGGPAIGKSPNMPYWGLTIGQQGVADVIAYLKVTFKGVPEMATSPSGGQGSACMQPRKTAKAPSEFLTKTNALPSSSTAVQAGKELFLRTAQPVACVMCHGEQGDGKGVMGAAFVPPPRNFTCGAMMREIPDGQLFWIIKNGSPGTGMMSFASLPDEQVWQLIHYIRSLAK, translated from the coding sequence ATGCATGTGCAGAAGAGAGTAGTTGTCGGAGCCATGGTCCTCACACTGGGTATGGTGATGTTCTCACCCCCTCTTCTCTTTGCGAGCGATCTCTCTCGCGCAAAGGAGCTCATCCAGGGGACCTGTGCCCATTGTCACCGATTCGAGGGTGTTGCGGAATCACGGTTCAAACTTCACGCTCCTGACTTGATCTGGGCAGGCAGCAAATATCAACGATCCTGGCTCATTCGTTGGCTGACCGGGAAAGAGGCTCCGCTCTACGCGAAGGGGTATCTGTGGGATCTCACGAACGTTCCGACCAAACACCTGATCGTCACGGAGCCGGAGGCGAATGCCCTTGCCGACTATTTTGCCGAACACCACAAAGATCCGCGTGTGACCGTTGGGGCATTTGATGTAGCGAAGGTCACGAAGTTCGATGTCAAACTTGGCGCAGCCGCATTTAAAGCGCATGCGTGCTTGGGCTGCCATACGATCGAAGAACACGGCAAATTGATCGGAGGACCGCAGAGCGCGGCGCTGCAACATGCCGGCCGGCGGTATAACGCAGACTGGCTGTATCGTTTCGGCCTGAATCCGCAAGACTTCACCACCCATAACGGGGAATTTCTCGCTGATGCGACCGACGCGCAATTGCGGGCGGTGATCGGCTACCTTGCCGTACAAGGGCTTGAGGACTTCAAGTACTATGAGCCCTGGACCAGTCCAGAGTTCACCAATGCGAGCGTGGATCGAGGCAAAACGCTCTACAAGGAATATTGTGCGCAGTGCCATGGATTTACAGGCAAGGGTGACGGTCCCGCCGCATCCGGAATTGAGCCGAAACCGGCCGTGCATGCCAACATCCCCTTCGACAAACTGCCGATGGACTATCTCTACAACGTGATCAACCATGGCGGCCCCGCCATCGGCAAGTCGCCGAACATGCCGTACTGGGGATTGACCATCGGGCAGCAGGGCGTAGCCGACGTGATCGCGTACCTGAAAGTGACCTTCAAGGGCGTGCCTGAGATGGCTACGTCCCCGAGCGGAGGTCAAGGCAGTGCCTGTATGCAGCCGCGCAAGACGGCCAAAGCGCCGAGTGAGTTCCTCACCAAGACAAATGCACTGCCGTCATCTTCCACTGCCGTTCAGGCGGGGAAGGAACTGTTTCTCAGGACAGCCCAGCCTGTTGCCTGCGTCATGTGCCATGGCGAACAGGGGGACGGCAAAGGCGTGATGGGAGCTGCGTTCGTGCCACCGCCACGAAACTTTACCTGTGGAGCGATGATGCGCGAGATCCCGGACGGCCAACTATTCTGGATCATCAAAAACGGCTCGCCGGGAACCGGGATGATGTCATTCGCGTCATTACCGGACGAACAGGTCTGGCAGCTGATTCACTATATTCGAAGTCTTGCAAAGTGA